The Vulpes lagopus strain Blue_001 chromosome 14, ASM1834538v1, whole genome shotgun sequence genome window below encodes:
- the ZCCHC8 gene encoding zinc finger CCHC domain-containing protein 8 isoform X2 has product MNNVISKQYHQEIEEFVSNLVKRFEEQQKNDVEKTSFNLLPQPSSVMLEEDHKVEESCAIENNKEAFSVVGSVLYFTNFCLDKLGQPLLNENPQLTEGWEIPKYQQVFSHIVSLEGQEIQVKAKRPKPHCFNCGSEEHQMKDCPMPRNAARISEKRKEYMDACSETNSQNFQQRYHAEEVEERFGRFKPGVISEELQDALGLTDKSLPPFIYRMRQLGYPPGWLKEAELENSGLALYDGKDGADGEAEAGETQQNKSVTYDLSKLVNYPGFNISTPRGISDEWRMFGSIPMQACQQKDVFANYLTSNFQAPSLRSGSKRSSSQSSPSSPKKQKKESSSGASPADMELDSDAEVPHSSPGGAFQFQPPLPPGTPPPLPQGTPPPIFTPPLPKGTPPLTPSDSPQTRAASAAMDEDSLTLEELEEQQRRIWAALEQAESVNSDSDIPVDTPLTGNSLVSSPCPHELDLPVPEGKPSEKQRPEEPEGPDVCTKKLEVEHSLSPDSEPPLLCQEEEEESVQIDSKDALDNGNGVSNCDVSNGGGQKLLHVDTSPSTATKIHSPVPDMSKFATGITPFEFENMAESTGMYLRIRNLLKNSPRNQQKNKKASE; this is encoded by the exons GCAATATCATCAAGAAATAGAGGAATTTGTATCAAATTTAGTAAAAAGATTTGAGGAACAGCAGAAAAATGATGTGGAAAAGACTTCCTTTAATCTTTTGCCCCAG CCATCTAGTGTTATGCTAGAAGAGGACCATAAAGTAGAAGAATCCTGTGCCATTGAAAACAACAAGGAAGCTTTCAGT GTTGTAGGAAGTGTCctgtattttactaatttttgcCTTGATAAATTGGGGCAACCGCTACTAAATGAAAACCCTCAGCTTACCGAAGGATGGGAAATACCCAA GTACCAGCAAGTCTTCAGCCACATTGTTTCTCTAGAAGGGCAAGAAATACAAGTAAAGGCAAAAAG GCCAAAGCCTCACTGTTTCAATTGTGGTTCTGAAGAACATCAAATGAAAGATTGCCCAATG CCGCGGAATGCTGCTCGaataagtgaaaagagaaaagagtataTGGATGCCTGCAGCGAGACAAACAGCCAGAATTTCCAGCAGCGATACCATGCAGAAGAGGTGGAAGAAAGATTTGGAAGATTCAAGCCAGGAGTCATTAG TGAGGAACTTCAGGACGCGCTGGGTCTGACCGACAAAAGCCTCCCGCCTTTTATTTATCGGATGCGCCAGCTGGGGTACCCACCAGGGTGGCTCAAAGAGGCTGAACTTGAGAACTCAGGGCTTGCACTCTACGATGGAAAAG ATGGTGCTGATGGGGAAGCAGAAGCCGGAGAAACCCAACAGAACAAAAGTGTCACCTATGATCTCTCGAAATTGGTAAACTATCCAGGTTTTAATATCTCTACTCCCAGAGGAATTTCAGAC gAATGGAGGATGTTTGGGTCCATACCAATGCAGGCGTGTCAACAGAAGGACGTGTTTGCCAATTACCTTACTTCTAACTTCCAAGCG CCAAGTCTGAGGTCTGGCAGCAAGAGGTCTTCGTCCCAGTCCAGCCCTAGCAGcccaaagaagcagaagaaggaaagCAGCTCAGGAGCCTCGCCTGCAGATATGGAGCTTGACTCCG ATGCGGAGGTCCCACACAGCTCTCCAGGCGGAGCTTTTCAGTtccagccccctctgccccctggcactcctcctcccctgccacagGGGACTCCTCCGCCCATCTTCACCCCTCCACTCCCCAAGGGCACCCCACCACTGACTCCCAGCGACTCGCCCCAGACCAGAGCAGCATCCGCAGCTATGGATGAGGACTCGCTGACTTTGGAAGAACTTGAGGAACAGCAGAGGCGGATCTGGGCGGCCCTTGAGCAGGCCGAGAGCGTGAACAGCGATTCTGATATTCCCGTTGACACGCCTCTCACTGGGAACTCGCTTGTCTCTTCTCCTTGTCCACATGAGCTAGACCTCCCGGTTCCTGAGGGGAAACCCTCTGAAAAGCAGAGGCCTGAGGAACCTGAGGGACCAGACGTTTGTACAAAGAAATTGGAAGTTGAACATTCTCTGAGCCCAGATTCTGAGCCTCCGTTGCTTtgtcaggaggaggaggaagagtctGTTCAGATCGACTCTAAAGATGCTCTTGATAACGGCAATGGCGTGTCGAACTGCGATGTTAGTAACGGAGGCGGTCAGAAGCTCCTCCATGTGGACACCAGCCCTTCCACAGCCACGAAGATTCACAGCCCTGTACCTGACATGAGCAAGTTCGCGACTGGAATAACGCCATTTGAATTTGAGAATATGGCCGAATCTACTGGAATGTACCTCAGGATAAGAAACTTGTTAAAGAACTCTCCCCGAAaccagcagaaaaacaaaaaggcctCCGAATAA
- the ZCCHC8 gene encoding zinc finger CCHC domain-containing protein 8 isoform X3: MKDCPMPRNAARISEKRKEYMDACSETNSQNFQQRYHAEEVEERFGRFKPGVISEELQDALGLTDKSLPPFIYRMRQLGYPPGWLKEAELENSGLALYDGKDGADGEAEAGETQQNKSVTYDLSKLVNYPGFNISTPRGISDEWRMFGSIPMQACQQKDVFANYLTSNFQAPSLRSGSKRSSSQSSPSSPKKQKKESSSGASPADMELDSDAEVPHSSPGGAFQFQPPLPPGTPPPLPQGTPPPIFTPPLPKGTPPLTPSDSPQTRAASAAMDEDSLTLEELEEQQRRIWAALEQAESVNSDSDIPVDTPLTGNSLVSSPCPHELDLPVPEGKPSEKQRPEEPEGPDVCTKKLEVEHSLSPDSEPPLLCQEEEEESVQIDSKDALDNGNGVSNCDVSNGGGQKLLHVDTSPSTATKIHSPVPDMSKFATGITPFEFENMAESTGMYLRIRNLLKNSPRNQQKNKKASE, translated from the exons ATGAAAGATTGCCCAATG CCGCGGAATGCTGCTCGaataagtgaaaagagaaaagagtataTGGATGCCTGCAGCGAGACAAACAGCCAGAATTTCCAGCAGCGATACCATGCAGAAGAGGTGGAAGAAAGATTTGGAAGATTCAAGCCAGGAGTCATTAG TGAGGAACTTCAGGACGCGCTGGGTCTGACCGACAAAAGCCTCCCGCCTTTTATTTATCGGATGCGCCAGCTGGGGTACCCACCAGGGTGGCTCAAAGAGGCTGAACTTGAGAACTCAGGGCTTGCACTCTACGATGGAAAAG ATGGTGCTGATGGGGAAGCAGAAGCCGGAGAAACCCAACAGAACAAAAGTGTCACCTATGATCTCTCGAAATTGGTAAACTATCCAGGTTTTAATATCTCTACTCCCAGAGGAATTTCAGAC gAATGGAGGATGTTTGGGTCCATACCAATGCAGGCGTGTCAACAGAAGGACGTGTTTGCCAATTACCTTACTTCTAACTTCCAAGCG CCAAGTCTGAGGTCTGGCAGCAAGAGGTCTTCGTCCCAGTCCAGCCCTAGCAGcccaaagaagcagaagaaggaaagCAGCTCAGGAGCCTCGCCTGCAGATATGGAGCTTGACTCCG ATGCGGAGGTCCCACACAGCTCTCCAGGCGGAGCTTTTCAGTtccagccccctctgccccctggcactcctcctcccctgccacagGGGACTCCTCCGCCCATCTTCACCCCTCCACTCCCCAAGGGCACCCCACCACTGACTCCCAGCGACTCGCCCCAGACCAGAGCAGCATCCGCAGCTATGGATGAGGACTCGCTGACTTTGGAAGAACTTGAGGAACAGCAGAGGCGGATCTGGGCGGCCCTTGAGCAGGCCGAGAGCGTGAACAGCGATTCTGATATTCCCGTTGACACGCCTCTCACTGGGAACTCGCTTGTCTCTTCTCCTTGTCCACATGAGCTAGACCTCCCGGTTCCTGAGGGGAAACCCTCTGAAAAGCAGAGGCCTGAGGAACCTGAGGGACCAGACGTTTGTACAAAGAAATTGGAAGTTGAACATTCTCTGAGCCCAGATTCTGAGCCTCCGTTGCTTtgtcaggaggaggaggaagagtctGTTCAGATCGACTCTAAAGATGCTCTTGATAACGGCAATGGCGTGTCGAACTGCGATGTTAGTAACGGAGGCGGTCAGAAGCTCCTCCATGTGGACACCAGCCCTTCCACAGCCACGAAGATTCACAGCCCTGTACCTGACATGAGCAAGTTCGCGACTGGAATAACGCCATTTGAATTTGAGAATATGGCCGAATCTACTGGAATGTACCTCAGGATAAGAAACTTGTTAAAGAACTCTCCCCGAAaccagcagaaaaacaaaaaggcctCCGAATAA